Proteins encoded in a region of the Anopheles ziemanni chromosome 2, idAnoZiCoDA_A2_x.2, whole genome shotgun sequence genome:
- the LOC131294140 gene encoding lipase 1-like — translation MEAPRSTTNAEGRQPQITQKYGYSTEVHHVQTEDGYILELHRIRASPTFGPADPSNPPVLLMHGLMGSSADWILIGPEDSLPYLLSDRGHDVWLGNSRGNRYSRNHSRLSPESHEFWDFSFHELGLYDLPAMVDHVLEQSGSERLHYVGHSQGTTMFFVLNALRPEYAKKFRLMQALAPATFVTHLKHPFLRLLVQHQAVLVSIFQTLGIVEIKPFPDDWNRLVDSFCPDFFSRAFCQDTMHSLTGNKYPHLSALGFRMVTHHVPAGCAVKQWVHFGQLVQSGHFRAYDYGPERNRLEYAGQSAPPDYDLARVVVPVAIYYGLADELTQPADVRLLAEKLPNLVALNLLPNATFNHMDFMLASDAKVALYDSIIANVEQP, via the exons ATGGAAGCTCCACGCTCCACGACGAACGCCGAAGGGCGCCAG CCACAAATAACTCAAAAGTATGGCTACAGTACCGAAGTGCATCACGTCCAGACGGAAGATGGTTACATCCTCGAGCTGCACCGCATCCGGGCGTCTCCAACGTTCGGTCCGGCTGATCCTTCGAACCCGCCCGTGCTGCTCATGCACGGTCTTATGGGCTCTTCAGCCGACTGGATACTGATTGGACCGGAAGATTCCTTGCCATACCTTCTGTCAGATCGTGGGCACGATGTTTGGCTGGGAAACTCCCGTGGAAATCGGTACAGCCGTAACCACAGCCGGCTATCGCCTGAGAGTCACGAGTTTTGGGACTTTTCCTTCCACGAGCTCGGTCTGTACGATCTTCCGGCGATGGTGGATCACGTTCTCGAGCAATCGGGCTCGGAGAGATTGCACTACGTCGGGCATTCGCAGGGAACGACGATGTTTTTCGTACTCAATGCGCTTCGGCCGGAGTATGCGAAGAAATTTCGGCTCATGCAGGCACTCGCACCAGCCACTTTTGTCACCCATCTAAAGCATCCGTTTCTCCGGCTGCTAGTGCAACATCAGGCAGTACTAGTG AGCATCTTCCAAACTTTGGGCATCGTGGAGATTAAACCCTTCCCGGACGATTGGAACCGCCTGGTTGATAGCTTCTGTCCCGATTTCTTCAGTCGAGCCTTCTGCCAAGATACAATGCACTCGTTAACCGGAAATAAGTATCCGCACCTATCGGCCCTCGGGTTCCGGATGGTGACGCACCACGTACCGGCCGGTTGCGCCGTCAAGCAGTGGGTCCACTTTGGCCAGCTCGTCCAATCCGGCCACTTCCGGGCGTATGACTACGGCCCCGAGCGCAATCGGCTCGAGTACGCGGGTCAGAGCGCACCGCCCGACTACGACCTTGCGCGGGTCGTCGTGCCGGTCGCCATCTACTACGGCCTTGCCGACGAGCTGACGCAGCCGGCCGACGTGCGGCTGCTGGCGGAAAAGCTACCGAACCTGGTGGCCCTCAACCTGCTACCGAACGCCACCTTCAACCATATGGACTTCATGCTTGCCAGCGACGCCAAGGTCGCACTGTACGATAGCATTATCGCCAACGTGGAACAGCCGTAG